AAGCTCGCCTTCTTCGAAGACCTCACGCACGAACAGATTTCCCGGAGACTGGCACTTCCGCTTGGTACGGTCAAGAGCCATATCCGACGCAGCTTGTCGCACCTGAGAAACAGATTGGAGGTAGACCATGCCGCACCTTGATCCGGACCGGTTGAGCCTCCTTGCCCTGTATGACGACTGGCTGGACGACGAGGGCCGGGAGCATCTGCGCGGTTGCGCCGCCTGCTCGGCGGACTACGCGGCCCTGCGGCGCGCGGTAACCGCCGTGAAGGCGCCTGCTGACGCCAGCGGACTTAAGGTCCCCGGCCCGCAGGTGTGGGCCGGCATACATCGGGAACTGGGCCTGTCCCAGGCAGTGCAGGAAGATCCGCTGGCTCCCGAACCGGAGCAGCCGGCTGCGCCTGCGCCGCTCGCAGCACGTGCTGCGCGCCGCCGCCGGGACCGCTGGTGGCAGCGTCCCGGCACCTGGCTTGCCGCCGCTGCGGCCACGCTGCTTGTGGCCGGAGCCGGGCTGTGGGCGCTGAACCGGGTCCCGGAACCGCTTGCCCAGGCGACGCTGACACCGTTGGCCCAATACTCCGCCACCGGGTCGGCGAAAGTGGTCAGGGAGCCGGACGGTTCCCGGATGCTGGAAGTGAAACTCAGCAAGGACGAAGCCCGGGGCTACCAGGAAGTCTGGCTGATCGCTCCGGATCTCTCGCGCCTGGTCAGCCTCGGCGTGATGAATTCGGACTCAGGTACCTTCGAGGTGCCGGCCGGCCTGCAACTGGCGGACTTCCCCGTGGTGGATGTCTCTGACGAGCCGCTGGACGGGAACCCAGCGCACTCAACGGTCAGCATCGTCCGGGGCACGCTCAACTCCTGAGTCCGGGGCGCGTCCGCCGGGATATGCCTCAGATCAGGCCAAGTTCGGCAAACGCGTCCACCAGGCCTTCGCGGTGCGGCGGTGCCGCCACCCGGTCAGCCAGGGCGAGGAGCTCCGGCGAGGACCCTTCAATGGCGATGCCCACCCCCGCAAAAGCGATCATTTCCAGGTCGTTCTGACCGTCACCCACGGCGACGGTATTTTCCTGTTCGATGCCCAGCCGGGCGATGACGGCGGCAACGCCGTCGGCCTTGCTGATGCCGCTCTGGTAAAGCTCGCCCGAGTGCCGCCCCTCGTTGGCGATTGAATTGGCCACCACGGCAATGCCGGCGCCGATTTCCCGGGCAATCTGCTCCAACGGAACCGGTGCTTCGAACACCGAAATTTTGGCGAAGGCCGTGCCCGCGCGCTCTGACGTGGCGCGCACGGAGCCAAGGATGGCGGAGGAGCCCTGCGCATGTCCGTCCGGTGCGCGGCGGAAGTGCTCTTCGATGATGGCCCGCAGCCGCGGCTCG
The window above is part of the Pseudarthrobacter sp. IC2-21 genome. Proteins encoded here:
- a CDS encoding HAD hydrolase family protein; the encoded protein is MSFHPGTSTAGASTATVRAIFLDVDGTYADYGVVPEGHVRVVRAARSAGHKVLLCTGRPVSMLPASILAAGFDGLVASAGAYAEVDGEVLLNRRFPAGLAARTMAVLDGHRAVYILEAQDSLHVAPEAEPRLRAIIEEHFRRAPDGHAQGSSAILGSVRATSERAGTAFAKISVFEAPVPLEQIAREIGAGIAVVANSIANEGRHSGELYQSGISKADGVAAVIARLGIEQENTVAVGDGQNDLEMIAFAGVGIAIEGSSPELLALADRVAAPPHREGLVDAFAELGLI
- a CDS encoding anti-sigma factor domain-containing protein; protein product: MPHLDPDRLSLLALYDDWLDDEGREHLRGCAACSADYAALRRAVTAVKAPADASGLKVPGPQVWAGIHRELGLSQAVQEDPLAPEPEQPAAPAPLAARAARRRRDRWWQRPGTWLAAAAATLLVAGAGLWALNRVPEPLAQATLTPLAQYSATGSAKVVREPDGSRMLEVKLSKDEARGYQEVWLIAPDLSRLVSLGVMNSDSGTFEVPAGLQLADFPVVDVSDEPLDGNPAHSTVSIVRGTLNS